GATGGccttataaatttatgaaaagagaGTTAAACCAGTGAATAAATGGCAAACAATAAAAAAGGGAATAATCTAATGATAAGTTTTGTTGCAGACCCTGTATGCTCGATTAAAAGTCTCTTACCCCATCACCAATGGTGAACAAGCGGATTGCTTTGTAGTTCCTCAGGCTCCGTTTCACCAAAAGGGCATATATATCAACAAATGCAAGAGACAAGCTCCACAAACTTTGCAAGCCAACAGCAAGAACAAGGTAGCTGATGCATTGGAATCATCAAATATTCATGTTACAAATAAGactaaaaatcatgaaattatcATCTCATCTAAAAGACACAACAGTTTCGTTGAAACTATCTCGTAATCTCAGATTGTAAACCAAAAAAACAGCATAGTTTTGTCACTAACTTAGGCATGGTACTAATCTATCACATTTTCGCTAACCTAACAGACACTTTAAACAAAGCTTAATATACACCCATGAAAGCAAGTAACTAACAGATGGAAACAGAAATCCAGAATTCATATGGCCAAAGAGACGAAAGCTATCCGTGTTTTATAgggaaacaaacatataatcGTTTAACctgcaaaaagaaagaatgCTAAACTATAGCATCTTTTTACTAGTACCAAGCATCAAAGTAAAATCCGGAACTTCTTTGAAGGAAGCCTGTGGAAAATACCTAAATGATATACATTCAGCTCTAAATTGCCAATTTCTACCTCAACATCTTATACTATTATGTGCTCATAACAGTTTGATTTAATCCCAAAAGTAAGGGTATTCTTGATCCACAACTAAACTGATCATCAAAGTCTTAACATTAGTTCAAATGTGTTACAAACATCAGGTCAAAATATGTCATCAGTCCCCATACTTGAATGAAGTTTGAGATTTAGTTCATGTACTTAAAAAGTTCAATGCtcttaatattttcatttgaaaatctCAGTCCAACAGCTGACATTATTGGCactttttgtcaaaatttaccATCGAAGATACAATCATACCAACTTCAAAAGCAAATCATTATGAACTCTATAAGCATACCTTACAGTAAGCAAATTTTGAAGGGCAATACTGCTGGTGTCCACGATTGGACTAGAACTTTTAAATTGGAAAAGTAAGAGGATTTAGTTTTTAACTTTCAATCTCAAACTTCGTTTACGTACAGAGAACCGGTAGCATATGTTGACCCAAAGATCATTATAAACATAACAATTTTCCCATATATCAGATTGAAAGATTagaattttatagaaaaacttaaaaactaagGAATTCTAGTCGATTATAAAGCtaaaactataatcataatagGTTGGTGATGATCAAAGCAAATAAATTGAATGTCACTTTCGTTAGCTCAAGTTTACACTCTATTGGTAGAAACCGGAATTTACAATGTGAAAGATCAGAAcacaaaatgaaactaaaaaagCCTCActaataaattcaatacaacataaaatgaaaaaccaaaGAAAGGGAAAAGATCGAAAGATTAGAATCGAAAAAAAAGGGGGTTAATTACCCAAAACCTAAGCATCAGAGTTCTATagaaaaatttaacttaaaattaggAAGTATTGGTTGAGtataaagataaaatgataattataaaactttggTGGTGATCAAGGCACTCTCATTAGCTCAAGTTTTGCACTCTATTGGTAGAAACTGGAATTCACAATGAAAAAGATCAGAACATAAATCAAGCTAGAAAAAAGGCTCACAAATAAATTCCATATAACATAATAGAAAACCCAAGGAAAGAGAAAGATTGAAACATTAGAATCTAAAAGGAAATGGGGTTAATTACCTAAAAGCTGTGGCGGAGCGGAAATCACTGGTGGTGGCCATTACGGAGACGGAAATAATGGCGAAAACGAACTGAGAAAGACGAAGAAAAAGGCCACCTTTAGTCCCGGGCATGCCTTGAACGTCCTTCATCCTCACTCTAGGACCATGCACCGCAGCCTCCGTCAACGGTGGAGCCTCCACCGGGTGCACCGCCGGACGGCTGACGCTCATTGcttttccccttttttaaattaaagaaaatataggatttttaatgaaatggaAGGAGCAAAGCTCTAATTTGTCATTGTGTTGTGAAAATGGAAGTTTTAGGGGGGGAAATGCGGGTTGAGCTCCCCGTGTCTTGAACGAACGAACCAACTGTGCTAACTAAGCTCTCACTTTAGCTGACTTTACTCATAAAAGTCAATGGGGGATTGTACGGTGTTGAATCTGAGCCGTTAGTTTGGTGAAGAGTGGGCCTAGTGTTTCGTTTACGGACCTGATCATGAAATCATTAAACCGGCATTCATTGTCTTACTTCTGGCCTGCAACTTGGAAATAGTCACCACTGGTTATCAACTCCAACTTTACAATCAACGTCCATTGGGAAAATTGTTTTTACgggtaaaaatttaatttttataataataaaaatgtaatttcaccagttaaatagtttatatctttataatttttaaaagaataaactaaattttataacttcagataattttaatatactaaataatattatattttaacaatgttattaTTAAAAGGAATAATATTAAATGTACTGGTAGTAGAGTTTTTAAACTTTACATACAAAGTGAAGTGGTTGACAAGTGTCTTAAAgctatttatgaaataaataaagtacaCTACTaatgtaccaaatactaacTCTGATGCGATTTTTTGAGACTTTAGTATAATTCGGAAAATTGCTTATTTTGAAGGATTGTCTTGAATAGGTTTAAAGGTTAATGAAAATCGTGACCTGTAGCACTTGAATATTTTATGAAACCGGAGTTATAATCAAACTCGACCCGTGTAAATTTGACAAATGCTAAAACCTTGGTATAATGAAGACGCCACACTTCAGGGTAgtaaacaaagtgataagtcaAAACAGTGAACGCTACAAACTCAAAAAGTTTAATAAGTTCGGTAAAGTCACTTAAGAACCTTGAAGAGAAAATTCTcacaaaattgttttatattaaaaaatggtGCCACCCAAATATCCTTTTACAAAGCTATTTATAGATTCCTAGAATGACTACTCAAATTCGGCAGAATGATGTTCATACTATCACATAAAACGTTCACACACAAACATAAACTTGTTCACATTTGACATCAATATGTTCACACACTAGGAATTAAATTCGCTTCATGCTTGATGTTTGGTGCATGTTTTGGCCGAATAAATGTAGTGTCTCTTCACTTGGGCATTCATGCATGCTTAGTTTGGGAAGTATTCGTCCAATTCAATGTAGGTGCAGCCCTTTAATTCCCAAAAATCCCCCCTTGGCCGAATGGATTTTGCATGGCTCATGCATCACttaaattgaagctttaatgtGCCTTGAATACATGAATGGACAACATAAATCTCTTAAATTCTTCCCCTATTTTGGTTAATGTATGTGCTGGTTCAATGGCCGATTTAACGAGGCACATTTCCCTTGTTTGTTCATGAACTCTTCCTCATTAAGGAATGCATGAAGGCATGAACTTGACCCTCTCATACGAACAGTCTCATGTATCTTCATAATGGCTGAATCTTGAACATTCTAGAAGCTCTCCTTGTGCATGTATTTGGAAAATA
The nucleotide sequence above comes from Gossypium raimondii isolate GPD5lz chromosome 13, ASM2569854v1, whole genome shotgun sequence. Encoded proteins:
- the LOC105782447 gene encoding CASP-like protein 5A1, which produces MSVSRPAVHPVEAPPLTEAAVHGPRVRMKDVQGMPGTKGGLFLRLSQFVFAIISVSVMATTSDFRSATAFSYLVLAVGLQSLWSLSLAFVDIYALLVKRSLRNYKAIRLFTIGDGITSTLTFAAACASAGITVLIGNDLDKCALNHCTGFETATAMAFISWFAISPSFLMNFWSLASH